One Acidobacteriota bacterium DNA window includes the following coding sequences:
- a CDS encoding AAA family ATPase: protein MNLKTVFIRFYKSFNFDYLRKYHKNAQRNPWEMIDGLWYPHVRIPIDGKVTTIVGANESGKSHLLSAIKKGISGKDINREDFCRYSRFFTVEKGKLKLPEFGFEWVDLTEDDIAHVLRACGISQPTTIDRFLMFRTNRHPLIIYLPHDNGYAEHVISSELASNFNELLPRVINIDADIGLPDSVPIRDLAGDLSTTGEGIIESLGRQKRAKAFESLFRLKPHLATPQLIASGAEAIASTMAEFFSAPETPAERQEREKSQKELELARKLILKVSNIDPDALLDLYNALKNGKEGHANGIIQKINEHLSSSLNFPHWWVQDKDFRLIVSPREFDLVFTIRDKTETEYSFTERSSGLKYFLSYYVQYCSHEPIDDRPEILLMDEPDAYLSSQAQQDLLKIFQAFATPETNRKPVQVIYVTHSPFLIDKNHSQRIRVLEKGAAEEGTRVVKDASKNHYEPLRSAFGAFVGETTFIGNCNLMVEGQADQILIAGAASHLLGRKVSILETLDLNHVTIVPAGSASHIPYLVYLARGRDIERPAVIVLLDSDSSGNGARKQLKRGGAHGKQILKDDFVLQIHDLNEITMPHLSSLVEIEDLIPLRVCIDSSKEYAREICGADEEQINQITEEKIRSYLTGDKTIFDAIKECVVEISNGEYHIEKVGFARTTIDLISKLSKTNPQDESLLLFESNMKVLFKRLNEIRRRAERELATTKISQRVERAKDSFLKDHPETAKREEAHVLLEEIESALDNTLESDEIKIELSKIRRDFQLEIDLTEQIAEYEDFKTALERVKYAGRIATQVSE, encoded by the coding sequence ATGAATTTAAAAACCGTTTTTATCAGATTTTACAAATCTTTCAATTTTGATTACCTAAGAAAATACCATAAAAATGCTCAGAGAAATCCTTGGGAAATGATTGATGGTCTTTGGTATCCTCACGTCCGAATACCTATTGACGGAAAAGTAACAACAATTGTTGGTGCTAATGAATCTGGGAAAAGCCACTTATTATCGGCAATTAAAAAAGGAATATCAGGTAAAGATATTAATCGTGAAGATTTCTGCCGTTATTCACGATTTTTTACTGTAGAGAAAGGTAAGTTAAAATTACCTGAGTTTGGCTTTGAATGGGTTGATTTAACTGAGGATGACATTGCTCATGTTTTACGCGCTTGTGGAATCTCTCAACCAACTACAATTGACCGGTTTTTGATGTTTCGCACAAACCGTCATCCATTAATAATTTATTTACCCCATGATAATGGCTATGCTGAACATGTTATTTCAAGTGAGTTAGCAAGCAATTTTAACGAACTGTTGCCACGGGTGATCAATATCGATGCTGATATAGGCCTACCAGACAGTGTACCCATACGTGATCTTGCTGGGGATTTGTCAACAACCGGGGAAGGCATAATAGAGTCCTTGGGGCGACAAAAACGTGCCAAAGCATTCGAGAGTTTATTTCGTCTAAAACCTCACTTGGCGACACCTCAATTGATAGCAAGCGGAGCTGAAGCCATAGCATCTACTATGGCAGAATTTTTTTCTGCTCCAGAAACACCAGCAGAACGTCAAGAAAGGGAAAAAAGCCAGAAAGAATTAGAGCTGGCAAGAAAACTTATTTTAAAAGTATCGAATATTGACCCTGATGCTTTATTAGATTTATACAATGCGCTAAAAAATGGTAAAGAAGGACACGCAAATGGAATCATTCAAAAAATAAACGAACACCTTTCTTCAAGTCTTAACTTTCCTCACTGGTGGGTACAGGACAAAGATTTTCGTCTTATTGTTTCACCTAGAGAATTTGACCTTGTCTTTACAATCCGAGACAAAACTGAAACAGAATATTCTTTTACTGAACGTAGTAGTGGACTTAAATATTTCTTAAGCTATTATGTTCAATACTGCTCCCATGAACCTATAGATGATAGACCTGAAATCCTCCTGATGGATGAACCAGATGCATACTTATCTAGTCAAGCTCAACAGGATCTTTTAAAAATTTTTCAAGCTTTTGCAACGCCTGAAACAAATCGGAAGCCTGTTCAGGTTATATATGTAACCCATTCTCCTTTTCTAATTGATAAAAATCATTCACAAAGAATTCGAGTTTTAGAAAAAGGAGCAGCGGAAGAAGGAACTCGGGTTGTAAAGGATGCTTCTAAAAATCACTATGAACCTCTGAGATCTGCATTTGGAGCGTTTGTGGGTGAAACAACCTTTATCGGTAATTGCAATTTGATGGTTGAAGGTCAGGCAGATCAAATCCTTATTGCTGGCGCGGCATCCCATCTCTTAGGTCGCAAAGTTTCAATTTTGGAGACATTAGATTTAAATCACGTCACGATAGTGCCAGCAGGCTCGGCATCTCATATTCCTTATTTAGTTTATCTTGCACGAGGAAGAGATATAGAGCGACCCGCAGTCATTGTTCTATTAGATAGTGATTCGAGCGGGAATGGGGCTAGAAAACAATTAAAACGGGGAGGGGCACATGGAAAACAAATTTTAAAAGACGATTTTGTTCTTCAAATTCATGACCTTAATGAAATTACAATGCCCCACTTAAGTTCACTGGTAGAAATAGAAGATCTTATTCCGTTGAGGGTATGTATAGATTCATCAAAAGAATATGCTAGAGAAATTTGCGGTGCCGATGAAGAACAGATAAATCAAATAACCGAAGAAAAAATAAGATCATATTTAACAGGGGATAAAACTATTTTCGATGCAATAAAGGAATGCGTGGTGGAAATTTCAAATGGCGAATACCATATTGAGAAAGTAGGTTTTGCTCGAACTACAATAGACTTAATATCAAAACTATCAAAAACAAATCCCCAGGATGAAAGTTTGCTGCTATTTGAGTCTAATATGAAAGTACTATTTAAAAGGCTTAATGAAATTAGACGAAGAGCTGAGAGGGAACTTGCAACCACTAAGATTTCCCAACGAGTTGAAAGAGCTAAAGATTCATTTCTAAAAGATCATCCGGAAACAGCCAAACGGGAAGAAGCGCATGTGCTTTTAGAGGAAATTGAATCTGCTTTGGATAATACCCTTGAAAGTGATGAAATTAAAATTGAGCTATCAAAAATTCGTCGCGATTTTCAATTAGAAATAGATCTAACTGAGCAAATAGCTGAATATGAGGATTTTAAAACTGCCCTGGAAAGGGTTAAGTATGCAGGGAGAATAGCTACTCAAGTTTCTGAATAG
- a CDS encoding DNA N-6-adenine-methyltransferase, translating into MKQSMQVLTSQLTDEWYTPPFYITLVEQVLTVIDLDPASSEKAQQWIQARRYFTKEDNGLIQTWWGKVFLNPPYGKSEGKSNQAIWANRLLKFYEKGLVEEAILLINSAHGYKWYESLWTRYPVCCVRERIHFVAVDGSIDGQSKKAQTFVYFGRNITRFQKVFSSIGRVLLPEQ; encoded by the coding sequence ATGAAACAATCCATGCAGGTTCTCACTTCACAACTCACCGACGAATGGTACACGCCACCATTTTACATCACCCTGGTAGAGCAGGTTCTTACTGTGATCGACCTTGACCCGGCATCTAGTGAAAAAGCGCAGCAATGGATTCAAGCAAGGCGCTATTTCACCAAAGAAGACAACGGATTAATACAAACATGGTGGGGCAAAGTTTTTCTAAACCCTCCCTATGGAAAATCCGAAGGGAAAAGCAACCAGGCAATTTGGGCGAATCGCTTACTTAAGTTTTACGAAAAGGGTCTGGTCGAAGAAGCGATTCTGTTAATCAACTCCGCGCATGGCTATAAGTGGTATGAGAGTTTATGGACGCGCTACCCGGTCTGCTGTGTCCGCGAGCGCATTCATTTCGTAGCTGTGGATGGAAGCATAGATGGGCAGTCAAAGAAAGCGCAGACCTTCGTGTACTTTGGTCGAAATATCACCCGCTTTCAAAAAGTCTTTTCTTCAATCGGGCGAGTGTTATTACCGGAACAATGA
- a CDS encoding helix-turn-helix domain-containing protein → MSWKATAHVKELTHAPGGEPLTRSEKLLLLIIADYYNDEKKCAWASVPTIAENALLSQRRVQQVSRSAEMKGVLRVTHRNGKSNVYRLPTLDGSNGEPQGGEIISPLKSASPPGVKSASPGGEIFDEGVKSTSPHGVKHVSPELILEPQILEPQKEPPPRTGGWSKYDLETCRRFAHWLYQTNQGIHNPEGFARDCWMTGLADNRIDEFLRDEQLKPQEKIPADICRECGRATVCEDELCWLKTMTKGAA, encoded by the coding sequence ATGAGTTGGAAAGCCACTGCTCACGTTAAAGAACTCACACATGCGCCGGGCGGTGAACCGCTTACCCGTTCGGAAAAACTGTTGTTACTCATTATTGCCGACTATTACAACGACGAAAAAAAATGCGCCTGGGCGAGTGTGCCAACCATCGCAGAAAACGCTTTGCTCTCTCAACGCCGGGTTCAGCAGGTCTCACGATCAGCCGAGATGAAAGGCGTCCTACGGGTTACGCATCGCAACGGCAAGAGTAATGTCTACCGGCTGCCGACGCTCGACGGTTCAAACGGTGAACCGCAGGGGGGTGAAATAATTTCACCCCTGAAATCCGCTTCACCCCCAGGGGTGAAATCCGCTTCACCGGGGGGTGAAATTTTTGACGAGGGGGTGAAATCCACTTCACCCCATGGGGTGAAACATGTTTCACCCGAACTAATATTAGAACCACAAATATTAGAACCACAAAAAGAACCCCCACCCAGAACCGGGGGGTGGTCAAAATACGATTTGGAAACCTGTCGCCGCTTCGCGCACTGGCTTTACCAAACCAATCAGGGAATCCATAACCCCGAAGGCTTCGCCCGCGATTGCTGGATGACCGGGCTTGCCGACAACCGCATAGATGAATTCTTACGCGATGAGCAATTAAAGCCTCAGGAGAAAATTCCCGCTGATATTTGCCGCGAGTGCGGACGCGCTACGGTCTGCGAGGATGAATTGTGCTGGCTGAAAACAATGACGAAAGGAGCCGCCTGA
- a CDS encoding P-loop NTPase fold protein has product MKIFFGQIKTYFLSNSFSLFCINLLAIAAASFIPASINLDPIIQNFFSKLTNYYYIGVLSLLLLLLILSWNLAKSYIIRWINTLKSEGLRFVSLDYFIWFFLIFTILWLCRVKLSFICFLITSMIIGSVFFIISNANKKINKKQNNQLKTNPNSLSDDPLGKDDLDLLDREPFVANLYNLITAVTSPTAYVFGLSGDWGEGKTSVLNLLKRKFENNHNFLITDFDPWYFKTQDEILNGLYKSVEQVINDQFIFPGFKKTIKKYQQNVSPEFSLFGLKIKFAADEDTLDKIKERIEFYIERTKKKILIIIDDLDRLPSEELHFVLKLVRLNAGFRNTIFLLSYSDRAVGRYLEELNLDKTYLEKIIQNPIPLPSIEPYVLDKFLISRIESFLIEHSTEENRVELFRKQFRNIYPTLLRRHFKNLRTIKRYLNSVLPTLAVLKDEVDISDFLVLEVIRINFVKIYNDIWQNRWSYLDADDEIFFSSPLRQLSFDKTKQKDLKKDHINTLLEGVRERAEILRILGFLFPEIDSLFSTYSTRRFNPVDAISQTKMISNPEAFKKYFLLKTPIATISNSEIEKIISGWNGSKVEGVEDLINNDLIKIKSEGKLIPFFKNLVGAYLEKVKSEVALPVIRVIYKDPFKFAGSMPSKEWYDMSFQGIWTELGWALLLTGHLINTKVESNNIQPILEDIIFKTPSIAFAAYFFEQCIPSTEKKYQHIFNNQDFSKLKEKALDRLVQVFQKEGKSLFDLEDFDEKREVLLMWDYLAESDADRLKFKEYINTEVQNKSNFLFILDFYRKGDAYGGSVYEIKSLEKKYDLAEFERLARQFQSSFLSDKDKKHIESFLSSIQNSKENNGQVGEDINGTNGD; this is encoded by the coding sequence ATGAAAATATTCTTTGGTCAAATTAAGACCTATTTTCTATCTAATTCATTTTCTCTATTTTGTATCAATTTATTAGCAATCGCGGCTGCCTCATTTATTCCAGCGTCAATAAATTTAGACCCTATTATTCAAAATTTCTTTAGTAAATTAACCAATTATTATTATATTGGTGTTTTATCTCTTCTTTTATTATTGTTGATTTTATCTTGGAATTTGGCAAAATCTTACATAATACGCTGGATCAACACCCTTAAATCCGAAGGACTGAGATTCGTATCCTTAGACTATTTTATTTGGTTTTTTCTGATTTTTACTATTCTATGGTTATGCAGGGTTAAGCTTAGTTTTATTTGTTTTCTTATAACATCAATGATTATCGGTTCCGTTTTTTTTATAATCTCTAATGCAAATAAAAAGATTAACAAAAAGCAAAATAATCAGCTAAAAACAAACCCAAATTCACTTTCTGATGACCCTCTTGGAAAAGATGACTTAGATTTACTCGATAGAGAGCCGTTTGTTGCAAACCTTTACAATTTAATTACAGCAGTTACATCACCCACAGCTTATGTTTTTGGACTTTCAGGAGATTGGGGTGAGGGAAAAACCTCTGTACTCAATTTACTGAAAAGGAAATTTGAAAATAATCATAATTTTTTAATTACTGATTTTGATCCTTGGTATTTTAAAACTCAGGATGAAATTCTTAATGGTCTATATAAAAGCGTCGAACAAGTTATCAATGATCAATTTATTTTTCCTGGTTTCAAAAAAACGATTAAGAAATATCAACAAAATGTTAGCCCTGAATTTTCATTGTTTGGTCTGAAAATTAAATTCGCAGCCGACGAAGATACACTTGATAAAATTAAAGAGAGAATAGAATTCTATATTGAACGGACTAAGAAAAAGATTCTAATTATCATAGATGATTTAGATCGCTTACCATCTGAAGAACTTCATTTTGTGTTAAAACTTGTGCGCCTTAATGCAGGTTTTAGGAATACAATTTTCTTGTTGAGCTATAGTGATCGGGCGGTTGGGAGATATCTTGAAGAATTAAATCTTGATAAAACATACTTAGAAAAAATCATACAGAATCCTATTCCTTTACCGTCAATAGAGCCTTATGTACTTGATAAATTTCTGATCTCTCGAATTGAAAGCTTTCTTATTGAACACAGTACCGAAGAAAATAGGGTAGAATTATTCAGAAAACAATTTAGAAATATCTATCCAACTTTACTCCGACGTCATTTCAAAAATTTGCGAACAATCAAAAGATATTTAAATTCTGTTTTACCAACTCTAGCTGTACTGAAAGATGAAGTAGATATATCAGATTTTCTTGTTTTGGAAGTAATACGAATCAATTTTGTTAAAATTTATAATGATATTTGGCAAAATCGTTGGAGTTATTTAGATGCCGATGATGAGATTTTCTTTTCCTCGCCACTCCGGCAATTGTCATTTGATAAAACCAAACAAAAAGACCTTAAGAAAGATCATATTAATACTCTATTAGAGGGTGTTAGAGAGAGAGCTGAAATACTTAGAATCCTTGGCTTTTTGTTTCCCGAAATTGATAGTTTATTTTCAACATATTCGACGAGGCGTTTTAATCCAGTTGACGCTATTTCACAAACAAAAATGATTTCCAATCCAGAAGCATTCAAAAAATATTTTCTCCTCAAAACTCCCATAGCTACTATCTCTAATTCTGAGATTGAAAAAATTATTAGTGGATGGAACGGATCAAAGGTCGAAGGTGTCGAAGATTTAATAAATAATGACCTTATTAAAATAAAAAGTGAGGGGAAGTTAATTCCATTTTTTAAAAACCTCGTAGGGGCGTATTTGGAAAAGGTCAAATCAGAAGTAGCCTTGCCGGTAATTAGAGTTATTTACAAAGACCCATTTAAATTTGCAGGCTCAATGCCTTCCAAAGAGTGGTATGACATGTCTTTTCAGGGGATATGGACTGAGCTAGGATGGGCTTTACTTTTAACCGGGCATCTGATTAACACAAAGGTAGAATCCAACAACATACAGCCTATCTTAGAAGATATAATCTTTAAAACACCATCAATTGCCTTTGCCGCTTATTTTTTTGAACAATGCATACCTTCAACCGAAAAGAAATATCAACATATTTTCAATAATCAGGATTTCTCTAAGCTCAAGGAAAAAGCACTAGATCGGCTAGTGCAGGTTTTCCAAAAAGAAGGAAAAAGCCTATTTGATCTTGAGGACTTTGACGAAAAAAGAGAAGTGCTACTCATGTGGGATTATCTAGCTGAATCGGATGCTGATAGGTTGAAATTCAAGGAATACATAAATACTGAGGTACAAAATAAAAGTAATTTTTTGTTTATATTAGATTTTTATCGAAAAGGTGATGCATACGGTGGAAGTGTTTATGAGATAAAAAGCCTTGAAAAAAAATATGATCTTGCTGAGTTTGAAAGACTTGCCAGACAGTTTCAATCTTCTTTTTTATCAGATAAAGATAAAAAACATATTGAGAGCTTTTTGTCATCCATACAAAATTCAAAAGAAAATAACGGTCAAGTTGGTGAAGATATTAACGGGACTAATGGTGATTAG